Proteins encoded together in one Lathyrus oleraceus cultivar Zhongwan6 chromosome 5, CAAS_Psat_ZW6_1.0, whole genome shotgun sequence window:
- the LOC127085881 gene encoding probable choline kinase 2, protein MSAGEDLVTGAASAAENPIIHATGTTGDPTNDRPNHAVNHVSNKEIGSKSPANVEPNTVNPLNDHASGSENPVIAQASVAETPRNEAGGTGADDSINDQLNGAKNPANNQAGGAETETFMNDQLNIAETSVNDQAGGGGKILAHSEADAIKNPLVDQPDAAENLVEGKADAIETPSNIKDTVETPGSNRIDRLPVEAKEILISLAGKWEDVLDASALQVIPLKGAMTNEVFQIKWPATNGETSRKVVVRIYGEGVDIFFDRDDEIRTFEYMSKNGQGPRLLGRFTNGRVEEFIHARTLSASDLRDPSISDLIAAKMKEFHDLDLPGEKKVNLWRTLRNWLGEAKRLSSPKEVEAFYLDTVDKEISILEKELSGTDQRIGFCHNDLQYGNIMLDEETDSVTIIDYEYASHNPIAYDIANHFCEMAANYHTEMPHILDYSKYPDIDERVRFIMAYLSTSGEIPSEGEVEHLLQEVEKYTLANHLFWGLWGIISGQVNTIEFDYKEYAKQRFQEYWARKPYLLSSDAPSPFNVPEGTGELASGGHTKGKNAGIFRKMKRVLGLGLFRSKS, encoded by the exons ATGAGTGCAGGTGAAGATCTTGTAACCGGTGCAGCTAGTGCTGCTGAGAATCCCATTATCCACGCCACTGGTACTACAGGAGATCCTACAAATGACCGACCAAATCATGCAGTAAATCATGTTAGCAACAAAGAAATTGGTTCAAAAAGTCCTGCTAATGTTGAACCAAACACAGTAAATCCTTTAAATGACCACGCAAGTGGTTCAGAAAATCCAGTAATTGCCCAAGCAAGTGTTGCAGAAACCCCTAGAAATGAAGCAGGTGGTACAGGAGCAGATGATTCTATAAATGACCAATTAAATGGTGCGAAAAATCCTGCAAACAACCAAGCAGGTGGGGCAGAAACAGAAACTTTTATGAATGACCAGTTAAATATTGCGGAGACTTCTGTGAATGACCAAGCAGGTGGTGGAGGCAAAATTCTTGCTCACAGTGAAGCTGATGCTATAAAAAATCCTTTAGTTGACCAACCAGATGCTGCAGAAAATCTTGTAGAAGGGAAAGCAGATGCCATTGAAACCCCGTCAAACATCAAAGATACTGTTGAAACCCCTGGAAGCAACAGAATTGACCGTCTTCCAGTAGAAGCAAAGGAGATACTGATATCATTGGCAGGTAAATGGGAGGATGTACTAGACGCAAGTGCATTGCAGGTGATCCCTCTCAAGGGGGCAATGACAAATGAGGTATTCCAAATAAAGTGGCCAGCTACAAATGGGGAAACCTCACGGAAGGTTGTAGTTAGAATCTATGGTGAGGGTGTGGACATTTTCTTTGATAGGGATGATGAAATACGGACATTTGAGTACATGTCAAAAAATGGTCAAGGACCTCGTCTACTAGGACGTTTTACAAATGGACGCGTTGAAGAGTTTATCCATGCACGG ACACTGTCAGCTTCTGATCTACGTGATCCGTCAATTTCTGATCTTATAGCGGCCAAAATGAAGGAGTTTCATGATCTAGATTTGCCTGGTGAAAAGAAGGTCAATCTTTGGCGTACATTGAG AAATTGGCTTGGTGAGGCCAAACGTCTGTCCTCTCCAAAGGAAGTCGAAGCTTTTTATTTGGACACAGTCGACAAGGAAATCTCTATTTTGGAAAAGGAACTATCAGGCACAGACCAACGAATAGGATTTTGCCACAATGATTTACAATATGGTAACATAATGCTTGATGAAGAGACCGATTCCGTGACCATAATA GACTATGAATATGCAAGTCACAATCCTATAGCATATGATATAGCAAACCACTTCTGTGAGATGGCTGCGAATTATCATACAGAAATGCCTCATATTCTTGATTACAGCAAATATCCTG ATATTGATGAGCGTGTAAGATTTATTATGGCATATTTGAGTACCTCAG GTGAAATACCAAGTGAGGGTGAAGTGGAGCACCTACTTCAAGAAGTTGAGAAATATACACTTGCAAATCATCTATTCTGGGGCCTTTGGGGAATAATTTCG GGACAAGTAAACACAATTGAATTTGATTACAAGGAATATGCGAAACAGAGGTTTCAAGAGTATTGGGCAAGGAAACCTTATCTTCTGAGCTCTGATGCACCTTCTCCTTTTAATGTCCCCGAGGGAACAG GAGAGCTTGCGTCGGGAGGGCACACCAAAGGAAAGAACGCAGGTATCTTCAGAAAGATGAAGAGAGTTTTGGGTCTTGGCTTGTTCAGGTCGAAAAGCTAA